The following DNA comes from Azospirillum sp. TSA2s.
CACGCCGAAGCCGGCTTGGCACGCGCTGAAGCGCGCCTTCCGCCCGCTGCGGGTGATCCTGACCGACGAGGGTGTCAACGGGCTGGCGGTGCATCTGGTCAACGACGCCGCCCAACCGGTGGAGGCGTTGCTGCGGCTCACCGCATGGCGGGACGGGGCGGTTCCGGTGCTGAAGGCGGAGCGGCCGGTGACGCTGCCGGCGAGGGATGCGATATCACTGCCCGCCGCCGAATTGTCCGACCGCTTTTTTGACACGACCTACAGCTACAGGTTTGGGCCTATCCCACACGATGTGGTGACGGCGCAATTGCTGTCGGCCGAAAGGGAAGCGGAACCAATTGACGAGTCTCATTATTTCCCCAAGGGACGCTCGCTGCCACGGTCCGATCTCGGTTTGACCGCGGTGGTGGAGGGCCAGGAAGGGGACTGGGCGTTGCGGCTCGCCACGGCGCGGTTCGCCTGTTCGGTGCATGTGGAGGACGAGCGGTTCCAGGCGGAAGACGCCTGGTTCCATCTTCCGCCCGGCCTCGAGCGGGTCGTCCGCCTGCGGCCGCGGGCAGGTCCGGGGGTTACGGACGGGACGGCATCGGCCGGACGATTGGTGCCGAACGGCGAGGTCCATGCGCTGAACGCGCTGGCGCCCGTCCGCTACAGGGGGAACGCATGAAGCCGACACCGGTGGTGTTCGATGGTTGTTTCGGATGGCTGCATCCGGCGCAGGGCCTGCGCGGGGTGGTCCTGTGCGGTGCCTACGGCTATGAAGAGCTGTGCGCGCACCGCGCCTGGAGAAGCTTCGCCGAAGGGCTGGCCGCGGCCGGGTTGCCGACGTTGCGTTTCGATTATCCCGGATCCGGCGATTCGGCCGGGGAAGACAGCGACCCCGACCGGGTGCGCGCCTGGGTGGACGGCGTCAAGGCGGCGGTCCGCCGCCTGCGCGAGGACACCGGCGTCACCGAACTGACCTTGGTCGGCTACCGCATGGGCTCGCTGCTCGCCACCGCGGCGGCGCAGGAACTGGCGGAAGAGGGGCAGGGCGTCGACACGCTGGCTCTGGTGTCGCCGATCACCTCGGGCCGCAAGGCGCTGCGTGAACTCCAGACCCTGGCGGCCATCGTGCTGCGTCCGGTCTGCAATCCGGAGCCGCCGGAACGCGCCTCCTGGCTGAACGTGATCGGCATGCCGGTGACGCCCGAAACGGCGCTGGCGCTGGGTGCCCTCAACCCGTTCGACCGGCCGGCGCTGCCCGCCCCGCGCATCCTGATCGCCGACCGTCCGGAGGGGAAGACGCCGGTGAAGCTCGCCACCCGTTGGCGCGCCATGGGGGCGGTGGCGGAGCCGATGGGCGTCAGCGGCGTGATGGAACTGGTCCAGCAGCCCCAGGGCGCCCAGGCCGCCGCGGTGCTGGACCCGGTCCTGCGCTGGATCGCCGCCGGCCCGATCGCCAGCGGCGCCACCCCGCCGCCAGACCGCCCGGCCGGCCTGATGATGCCGACCGCGGTCGAACGTCCGGTCTTCTTCGGGTCGGCGCCGGAGCTGTTCGGCATCTATTGCACCCCGGTCCTGGCCGATCCCGCCGGCAACCGGCCGGCCATCCTGTTCCTGAACAGCGGCGCCACCCACCATGTCGGCTCCGGCCGAGCCACCGTGGTCCAGGCGCGGCGGCTGGCGGCGCGCGGCTATGCCTCGCTCAGGATCGACGCGGCCGGCATCGGCGACAGCCCCGATCGGCCCGGCTTCCCGGACAATCTGCTCTACAACAAGGAGGTGATCACCGACGTCCGCGCCGCGCTGAACTGGCTGGAGGGGCAGGGGCACGAGCGCGTCGTCGTCATCGGCCTGTGCGCCGGCGGCACGCCGGCCCTGCATGCCGGCCTGGGCGACGACCGCGTGGTCGGGCAGATCGTGCTGAATCCCGGCCGGTTCGAGCTGGGCGGCGGCATCGCCGTCATGGATCTGATGCGGTCGGTGGCCTTCCGCTCCACCAAGGAATATCTGCTGGAGGCGCTGAAGCCGGCCCGGCTGCGCGCCAGCATCCGCAAGCCCGCCCGGACGATCGGGCTGGCCAAGCGTCTGACCGGCCGCTTCGTCCGCAAGCTGCTTCTCCGCACCGGCCTGACCCGCCACGCCCTGCGCATGTTCCGCCGCCTGTCGGCGGAAGGCCGGCGGGTGCTGGTGGTCTACAGCAGCGGCGACATGACGCTGGCCGAATTCTACCTGCATCTCGGCGAGGGCGGCCGCGCCCTGGACGGCCTGCCCGGCATCGAGGTGGTCTATCTCGACCGCTCCGACCACAGCCTGACGGTGTGGGAAGCGCGCGACCGTTTGGACCGCCTGATCGACCGCCATCTGACCTGCCTGGAAACCGCCGCCCACTCAGATCCCGCCGCCTGCGGCCTCGCCGGCTGGAGCCTTGGCCTGCCATCGGGGGGCCTGCCGTCCGGCGAGCGGGTGGGGTAGGGGCGGGGTGAAAAGCCGCTAGTCCGTCCGGCGCACGGCCCCAGCACGGCGCGCCTTGACGAGTGCGATGAATTTCTGGCGGAGATCGTTGAAGAAGCGGGCGGGCAGCAAGCCATAGGCGACGCTGCCTGCATCGTCCGGACGCGCCGGGCGTAGATCCGGACCAGGCCACACGAACCGGTTCGCTTCCGTCAGCACCACCCAGGATCGTTCGGTGTCGAGGCCGAGCCGGACTTTCGTCGCAGCAGGGATTTCAACAGCTGAAGCCAAGTCCGCTGGCGGGGAATGCGTGATTGGCAGGACCGTCACGCAAAGATCGCCCTCTTCCGTTATGGTCGTCAGGACGACGGCGCAGGGGCGATCCTTGACCCCTTCCTCCTATCCGCGCAGATGCTCCGCCCGCCAGAGATAGCTGTAGCGGATGACGAGACCGGGGACAGGGGTTGGAAACGGCACGGCTTTTACGATATCGGGGGAAGCTCGTCGTCGAAGGCGCCTGCGTCGGCTGGAGGGTGGGCGGATTCAAGCGCAGCAATGTCGGCTTCGGTGAAGTCCTCCGGCACCATGACACGTCGTTCCCGCCGCTTCAAGCGACGGTACTCTTCGGTCGAGATCAGCACCGTGCTTTGCCGCCCATCACGTGTGACGGTGACAGGCTGGCTCAAAGCAATGTCCTGGTATCGGCTGATGTCGCGTTGAAACTCGGCGTCCGACACCCTGATGACGGCCATGGCACTTACCCTCTGCAGACCTCAAAAAGTTAGAGGTGCTGCGTGAGTTTGTCCAGTTCCCCTCCGCCTACCCCAGCAGCTCCGCCAGCGACCGCGCCACCACCTGGGTCGCCCGGCGCAGGTCCTCCAGCACCAGCTTCTCGTCGGCGCGGTGGCCGTTGGCCTCCAGCAGGTCGCGCGGGCCGGCGCCGTAGAGGATGGTGGGGATGCCGGCTTCCGAATAATGGCGGGCGTCGGTGTAGAGCGGAATGCCGTTCTGGCCGACCGGCACACCCAGCACCTCCTGCGCGTGCGCCGCGAACAGCGCGGCCAGCCGCGGCGCGTCGCCGACCGAGCGGAAGGGGCGGGCCAGCAGGATGCGGCGGATGGTGACGCGGATGCCCTCCCGGCCGGCGGCGGCGCGCTCGATCAGGCTGCGCAGCTCGGCCTCGACCTCCGCCGGATTCTCCTCCGGGATCATGCGGCGGTCGAGGCGGAAGGTGACGCGGTCGGGCACCACGTTGGTGTTGATGCCGCCCTGGATCAGCCCGACGGTCAGCGACGGGCAGGTGATGCCGGTGACGGCGGAGCGCCGCGTCGCCAGTTCCGGCCGGTGGGCGTAGAGCGCGATCAGGATGCCGGTCGCCGCCTCCAGCGCGTCATGGCCGGTGTCGGGGCGGGCGGCATGGGCGGACTTGCCGTCGACCTGCACCTCCAGATGCAGGCAGCCGTTGTGCCCGGTCACCACCGAATAGGCGAAGCTGGCCGACACCGCATAGTCCGGCTTGGAAATCCCCTGGTCGAGCAGCCATTTCGGCCCGATCTCGCCGCCGGCCTCCTCGTCATAGGTCAGGTGCAGCTCGACCGTTCCCTTCAGCGGGGCTCCGCTTGCCATCAGCGCCTGCAGGGCGAAGGCGTAGGTGGCGAAGTCCGACTTCGACACCGCCACGCCGCGGCCATACATCACGCCGTCGCGGATCTCGGCGCCATACGGATCGCTCGACCAGCCCTCACCCGGCGGCACCACGTCGCCATGGGCGTTCAATGCAACGGTCGGCCCATCGCCGAAGCGGTGGCGGATCACCAGATTGGTGGCGCTGATCATGCCGTTGGCCCGCACCAGCTCGGCCGGCACCGGGTGGCGTTCCACCGTGAAGCCCATCGCCTCCAGCAGTTCGGCGGCGCGGACGGCATGGGGGGCGCAGTCGCCGGGGGGATTGTCGGACGGCACCTTCACCAGCTCCGCCAGGAAACGGACCTCGTCGTCGAAGCGGGCATTGACCGCCTCATCCAGAGTGGCGGCGAGGGAGGGGGGCAGGTCGGTCATGGCAGGCGGTCCGTCACGGGATGGAGGGGGAGGTAGCAGGCTGGAAATGGTCGACGAAGCGGGCGAGCACGCGGACGCCGGCTTCGGCATCGGCGGCGGTGATGCGTTCGGCCGGGTTGTGCGATATGCCGCGTTCGCAGCGCACGAACAGCATGGCGATGTCGGTCAGTGCGGCCATCGCCATGGCATCGTGGCCGGCGCCGCTCGGCAGCTCCGGCGCGTCCACTCCTTCGGCTGCGGCCGCGTCGGCGAACTGCGCCATCAGCGCGGGGTGACAGGCCACCGCCGGGCTTTCATGCAGCGTCTCGAAGCCGATGGCGACGCCGCGCGCATCGGCGATGGCCTCCAACCGGGCGCGGACGGCGCCGACCCGCTCCAGCCGCAGTCCATCGCGGTCGGCGCGCAGGTCGGTGGTGAAGCGGACCTTGCCGGGAATGACGTTGGTGGCACCGGGCGACGCCTCGATCCGGCCGACGGTGCCGACCAGCCGCTCCTGCCCGGAGCAGAGCTGCTCCACCGCCAGGATCATCTCGGCGGCTGCCGCCAGCGCATCGCGCCGCAGGGTCATCGGCACGGTGCCGGCATGGCCGGCCATCCCCTCCACCGTCACCGCCAGCCGGGTGGCGCCGGCGATGGCGGTGACGATTCCGACCGGCCGGCCCAGCGCCTCCAGCACCGGCCCTTGCTCGATGTGCAGTTCGACATAGGCCAGCACGGCGTGCGCCTCGTAGGCCGCGCTCGCCCAGGCGGCGGGGTCGAGTCCGAAGGCGGCCATGGCGTCGGCCAGCCGCGTGCCGGCGGCGTCGCGCGTCTCCAGAACCGCCGGGTCGAAGGTGCCGGCGATGGCGCGGCTGCCGATCAGGGTCGATTGGAACCGCGTGCCCTCCTCGTCGCCGAAGCCGATCACCTCGACGGCGAAGGGCAGGCGCCGGCGGCGGGCGTTCAGGTCGGCGACGACGGCGATGCCGCTCAGCACGCCCAGCATGCCGTCATAGCGCCCGGCATCGCGCACGGTGTCGAGGTGGGAGCCGATCAGCAGCGCCGGCAGTCCGGGTTGGTCGCCCTCGTAGCGGCCGATGACGTTGCCGACCGCATCCTCGCGTACGCTCATTCCCGCCTCGCGCATCCAACCGGCGACGAGGTCGTTGGCGCGGCGGTGTTCCGGCGTCAGGTAAAGGCGCGATAGCCGGTCGTCCTCGGCGCTGATCGCCGCCAGCGCGTCGATGCGGTCGAGAAGGGCCGGTCCAGAGAGCGGGGATTCGGGCATCGGCGGGTCCGGACTGCGCTGGGGAAACGGGACGATGCCCCCGGTTATACGCCGAAGCCGCCGCTCCGCCCTAGCCCCCGGCCGGTGAAGACAGTTTCAAAGAATCCCGGAAAGGGGGCGTCCGGCGTCTTCCGATCATGCCGCAGCGCAAAAAGACAGGAGAAAGATCGTTGGAGGTGCCGAATATTGCCTACCACCCTCTGGAAGGCCGGTCACAGACTTCATAAATGAAGCGGAACAAAATCTGCCGGTGAATCCATATTTTTGCTGCGAGTGCGAAAGAAACTGCTGAGGGGAGGTGCGTCCATGACGTCTTTCGATCCCGACATGCCTTTCGAGAACGCAACGCCGATTGGCCGCCCGCTGGGTGGGCGAGGTGGCGGCCTTTGGTTCAACGACCGCACCGAACTGGCCCAGGCCCGCACGCTGGCGGGTTGGATCATGATTCTGGCCGAAGACCGCGGGCTGGACGACCGCCAACTGGCCGTCGCCACCGGGCTCGACCTGGAGGATGTGCGGGCGGTGCGGGAGGGAGCGGTGGCGATGCTGCCGCCGCGATTGCTGAACGGCGCGCTGGCAAGGCTGGAGGGCCGAAACGACGAAGGGCGGCTGCAATAGCTGCAAGCCGCCCTTCCGAACGCTGAAAATACCGAGGCGTCGCGTCAGGCGACGGCCAGCACGTCCACATACATGTTGGCCGGGGCCGACAGGTGGATGCGGTACAGCATGCCGGACTGGTCGACGATGATGTCGGCGACCGGGTTCTTGGTCGACAGGTCGGTCACCGCGGCGCGGACATTGCGCGGCAGTTGGTCCAGCGCGACGTCGCGGTAACCGGACTTGTCGGAAAGCTTGATGGTCTTGTTGCCCATGATGGCAGCTGCTCTGTTCCAGAAGGCTTGAGAGGGGATACTCTATTCGGCAGCGGGACAATGGTCCCCGCCGGTTAACCAACGGTTAAGCACCCCCTCCGGCTCCCCGATCCTCTGCGCAGGGCAGCAGCGCATCCGGTGCAAGGGGTAGGACTCCCCTCCCAACGCCTGATCCGGGTTTCGTCGCCAAAGCGGCGTCGTCCCGGACCAGGACCTGATGTGTCATGCCTTGTTCGACGGCATCACACCAGACGTCCGCCGCCATCGACGTGCAACACCTCACCGTTCATGTAACTGTTGACGAGCAACAGCAGAATCGCCTGTGCGACCTCGTCGGCTTGGCCAATCCGGCCGCCGGGCAGGGTCTGGGCGGCCTGGGCGAGCAAGCCGCTGCGCGCGGCCTCGCCCAGGCCATCGAACAGCGGGGTGTCTACAAAGCCCGGCGCGATGACGTTCACCCGGATGGGCTTCAGTTCCAGCGCAAGAGCCTGCGCCAACGCCTCGATCCCGCGCACTGCCGCGGCCACCACTGAAAGGCCGGCGGCCGGGCGGTCGGAGAGCTGGCCGCCGGTCAGAACGATGGATCCGGTCGGCGGCATGAGCGGCAAGGCGGCCTTGATGGCGTAGAGCGACCCGGCGATCCGCTCCTGCAGCGCGGCCAGCAGGACGTCCGGATCGCTGACGGCGAGGGGGCCACCACCCAGGGTGCCGGCGGTGATGACCAGATGGTCGATCGGATCGCCCTTGGCGAACACGGCCTCCACCGCTCGGCGGTCGGTGATGTCGGCAACGGCGGTCCGCGCGCCGAGTGGTGCGGCGGCGATTGCGAGTTTGGCCGGGGTGCGTCCGACGAGGGTCACGCGGGCGCCGCGGGCGTGCGCCGCAGTGGCGGTGGCAAGGCCGATCCCGGTGGCGCCGCCAAATACGACGACGTGTGCATCCTGCAAGGGGTCATGGGTGGTCGGATTCATGTGAGGGACCTTCAAGCGAGAGGAACGGCTGCTGAACTAGACCATTCCAATTCACCTCGGAATCGGGTACAGCTGACTAGGCCTTATGCTGTGGAGGCATGAGTTGGATCGACTTCAAGCCCTGCGGCTGTTCACGCGCGCCGTCGAACTCGGCAGCTTTTCTGCGGTCGCCCGTGAAGCGCGCGTCTCCCAGCCGACGGTGAGCAAGGTCATTGCCGCCCTGGAGCGGGATATCGGCGTGCGGCTGATCGAGCGCACCACGACCAGCCTCTCGACCACCAATGAAGGCCGGCGCTTCTATCAGCGCTGCCGTCAGCTCGCCGACGACTATGCCGACGCCGTCGCGGAGGTGCGCGGGCAAGCGCAGCAGATGATCGGCAAGCTTACGGTCAGCGGTCCCCTGGGGCTCGGCGAATTCCGGCTCAACGCGCTGGTGGTGGAGTTTCTGAGCCGGCATTCCGGAATCGAGGTCGAACTGATCTTGAACGATCGGATGGTCGACCTCGTCGAAGAGGGGATCGATGTCGCGGTCCGGCTAGGAGGACCGTTGCCGCCGGACGCCGTGGCGCGCGAGATCGCGGCCTCTCCGCGCATACTGGTCGCTTCGCCCGGCTATCTCGCGGGAGCGCCGGCTCTGCGCTGCCCGGATGACGTGGAAAGGCACCCCTACATCGGGTACGCCGGGCTGGAGCCCCGTGGGAACCTCACCCTTTCCAATGGCGCACAACATGTTTCGGTCGCCACCTCCGGCCCCTACCGGGTCAACAGCTCCCTGTCGCTGCGGCAGTGCTTTCTCGATGGCATCGGTATCGGCAGCGCGCCGGCTTGGCTGGTTCAGGATTTGGTAGAGAGCGGCGACCTCGTTCGATTGCTGCCGGAGTGGACATTGCCGTCCCAAAGCGTCCATCTGCTCTACCCGACGCGTCGCTACCTTCCGCGTAGAACCCAGACGTTCCTTCAGTTCATGATGGCGGCCATCCGTACCCTTCCGGGATTTGCCCTGCCGGACGCCGCCTGATCCGCCGCCGGCCGGGGCGGTTCCGGCACGGCCTTGGCGGAGATTGGAGTTTCACTGGACCGGGTGCTTGCGGGGGTGCCCCGTGGCCGCACCCGGCCAGAACGGGGACACGTCCGGTGGGCGCCCCCATGCAGGTACTGCCGGAGTCGTGCTAGCGCCGGTCGCGCCTCTCGCTGCCTGCCATGGCTTCGCCGCG
Coding sequences within:
- a CDS encoding SDR family oxidoreductase; amino-acid sequence: MNPTTHDPLQDAHVVVFGGATGIGLATATAAHARGARVTLVGRTPAKLAIAAAPLGARTAVADITDRRAVEAVFAKGDPIDHLVITAGTLGGGPLAVSDPDVLLAALQERIAGSLYAIKAALPLMPPTGSIVLTGGQLSDRPAAGLSVVAAAVRGIEALAQALALELKPIRVNVIAPGFVDTPLFDGLGEAARSGLLAQAAQTLPGGRIGQADEVAQAILLLLVNSYMNGEVLHVDGGGRLV
- a CDS encoding LysR family transcriptional regulator, whose translation is MDRLQALRLFTRAVELGSFSAVAREARVSQPTVSKVIAALERDIGVRLIERTTTSLSTTNEGRRFYQRCRQLADDYADAVAEVRGQAQQMIGKLTVSGPLGLGEFRLNALVVEFLSRHSGIEVELILNDRMVDLVEEGIDVAVRLGGPLPPDAVAREIAASPRILVASPGYLAGAPALRCPDDVERHPYIGYAGLEPRGNLTLSNGAQHVSVATSGPYRVNSSLSLRQCFLDGIGIGSAPAWLVQDLVESGDLVRLLPEWTLPSQSVHLLYPTRRYLPRRTQTFLQFMMAAIRTLPGFALPDAA
- a CDS encoding type II toxin-antitoxin system Phd/YefM family antitoxin, with the translated sequence MAVIRVSDAEFQRDISRYQDIALSQPVTVTRDGRQSTVLISTEEYRRLKRRERRVMVPEDFTEADIAALESAHPPADAGAFDDELPPIS
- a CDS encoding alpha/beta fold hydrolase; translation: MKPTPVVFDGCFGWLHPAQGLRGVVLCGAYGYEELCAHRAWRSFAEGLAAAGLPTLRFDYPGSGDSAGEDSDPDRVRAWVDGVKAAVRRLREDTGVTELTLVGYRMGSLLATAAAQELAEEGQGVDTLALVSPITSGRKALRELQTLAAIVLRPVCNPEPPERASWLNVIGMPVTPETALALGALNPFDRPALPAPRILIADRPEGKTPVKLATRWRAMGAVAEPMGVSGVMELVQQPQGAQAAAVLDPVLRWIAAGPIASGATPPPDRPAGLMMPTAVERPVFFGSAPELFGIYCTPVLADPAGNRPAILFLNSGATHHVGSGRATVVQARRLAARGYASLRIDAAGIGDSPDRPGFPDNLLYNKEVITDVRAALNWLEGQGHERVVVIGLCAGGTPALHAGLGDDRVVGQIVLNPGRFELGGGIAVMDLMRSVAFRSTKEYLLEALKPARLRASIRKPARTIGLAKRLTGRFVRKLLLRTGLTRHALRMFRRLSAEGRRVLVVYSSGDMTLAEFYLHLGEGGRALDGLPGIEVVYLDRSDHSLTVWEARDRLDRLIDRHLTCLETAAHSDPAACGLAGWSLGLPSGGLPSGERVG
- a CDS encoding allantoate amidohydrolase: MPESPLSGPALLDRIDALAAISAEDDRLSRLYLTPEHRRANDLVAGWMREAGMSVREDAVGNVIGRYEGDQPGLPALLIGSHLDTVRDAGRYDGMLGVLSGIAVVADLNARRRRLPFAVEVIGFGDEEGTRFQSTLIGSRAIAGTFDPAVLETRDAAGTRLADAMAAFGLDPAAWASAAYEAHAVLAYVELHIEQGPVLEALGRPVGIVTAIAGATRLAVTVEGMAGHAGTVPMTLRRDALAAAAEMILAVEQLCSGQERLVGTVGRIEASPGATNVIPGKVRFTTDLRADRDGLRLERVGAVRARLEAIADARGVAIGFETLHESPAVACHPALMAQFADAAAAEGVDAPELPSGAGHDAMAMAALTDIAMLFVRCERGISHNPAERITAADAEAGVRVLARFVDHFQPATSPSIP
- a CDS encoding M20/M25/M40 family metallo-hydrolase, encoding MTDLPPSLAATLDEAVNARFDDEVRFLAELVKVPSDNPPGDCAPHAVRAAELLEAMGFTVERHPVPAELVRANGMISATNLVIRHRFGDGPTVALNAHGDVVPPGEGWSSDPYGAEIRDGVMYGRGVAVSKSDFATYAFALQALMASGAPLKGTVELHLTYDEEAGGEIGPKWLLDQGISKPDYAVSASFAYSVVTGHNGCLHLEVQVDGKSAHAARPDTGHDALEAATGILIALYAHRPELATRRSAVTGITCPSLTVGLIQGGINTNVVPDRVTFRLDRRMIPEENPAEVEAELRSLIERAAAGREGIRVTIRRILLARPFRSVGDAPRLAALFAAHAQEVLGVPVGQNGIPLYTDARHYSEAGIPTILYGAGPRDLLEANGHRADEKLVLEDLRRATQVVARSLAELLG